Within Spinacia oleracea cultivar Varoflay chromosome 4, BTI_SOV_V1, whole genome shotgun sequence, the genomic segment atgttacaacaaacataaaattattacaacaaaggtacgtagctagctagagatcaagttcatattacaaattaagctaaaaattcgacattgttcatgaagtaatctgcccaaaaatctttcacctcattaatctcctccgctgaataaggcaatgttcttgaaaaatcctaaaaaagtgtaaataattcaatttattatataaagtacgtagtttatgagaacataccttagtaagatcttgactattaccatgattcattattatgtcgtacataaaacgcatgacgtagtagccacaatctagtgatcccggttgttgagcacactaaatgcattaaaataaataacacaagtaaaatttctatcacattgtatgttataattttgaaaaacttatttcttaggtaaataataaactaattatatatatatatacctgtgctggaatccatgttaatttagttcccttagattgtccacctagtctcttgtaactccgaaaagcactacacattcgataaaatatgcaattatatatactttgtttacacatgtaaatgcaaagaatattttacatgtaagtgcaattatatactttgtttacacatgtaaatgcaattatatacgtagtagtcacatttaaggctaattgggtcgtacgttctaggtcatttttaggcaaaaatgatgttttcgaacccaactttgaacgaaagaacctaaggaatgttttcaaacttattacacgtctcatatgcatagttataacttcctaagtccctttacaatctattatttcacatttaaggctaattgggtcgtcctaggtcatttttaggcaaaaatgatgttttcgaacccaactttgaaccaaagaacctaaggaatattttcaaacttattacacgtctcatatgcatagttataacttcctaagtccctttacaatctattatttcacatttaaggctatttgggtcgtcctaggtcatttttaggcaaaaatgatgttttcgaacccaactttgaaccaaagaacctaaggaatgttttcaaacttattacacgtctcatatgcatagttataactttctaaggccctttacaatctattatttcacatttaaggctatttgggtcgtcctaggtcatttttaggcaaaaatgatgttttcgaacccaactttgaaccaaagaacctaaggaatgttttcaaacttattacacgtctcatatgcatagttataactttgtaaggccctttacaatctattatttcacatttaaggctatttgggtcgtcctaggtcatttttaggcaaaaatgatgttttcgaacccaactttgaaccaaagaacctaaggaatgttttcaaacttattacacgtctcatatgaatagttataactttgtaaggccctttacaatctattatttcacatttaaggctatttgggtcgtcttaggtcatttttaggcaaaaatgatgttttcgaacccaactttgaaccaaagaacctaaggaatgttttcaaacttattacacgtctcatatgcatagttataactttttaaggccctttacaatctattatttcacatttaaggctatttgggtcgtcctaggtcatttttaggcaaaaatgatgttttcgaacccaactttgaaccaaagaacctaaggaatgttttcaaacttattacacgtctcatatgcatagttataactttctaagtccctttacaatctattatttcacatttaaggctaattgggtcgtcctaggtcatttttaggcaaaaatgatgttttcgaacccaactttgaaccaaagaacctaaggaatgttttcaaacttattacacgtctcatatgcatagttataactttgtaaggccctttacaatctattatttcacatttaaggctaattgggtcgtcctaggtcatttttaggcaaaaatgatgttttcgaacccaactttgaactaaagaacctaaggcaaaaattttggcaaaaatggcattttcatatgcatactttacttacttgtttagtggctccttaatcatcaaatttctcttcttctgttgagaatcaaatatgtagacctcacgtttagacaagcaaagaactaaaagcatccagtgactcctacatacaaacaataaacgtatgtagttagaaaaaaaaaagttaaatttataacaatcaattaaaaacgaagttcaaagtaattttcatacttttcgtagtatggacataagatgaatgtcttagaactaagtgcactcatggacctcgtcatgtacaatagaattcgatctgcatcggactttaacatggtggccgagatcatctccgggcacatgaatccaatactattggggtgacaatcatcgtgaaaacacaactcactcaaagccctataatatagagtgtaagaacgttaagacaatcataaaaatcaaatttaggggcaaaatatgaatttaggtaactcacgtagcaaaaacttgatttattgatatattgagccatgctcccgagagaagttgatcggtgtcttcaacggtgacactaatttcaaagtccttttccatattgaatgtccttttagtgcaatgtaccttaacgtgctccccttcttttaatcccaacatcatagttttcatcacattgcacttaccactcaaattttgcactttataattttcaaggaaataggtttttgatttagtgttggacgcttttgttccacttcccccaaccactatctctttccctttgttccctttccctttaggctctttacttgtaggcttgtttacctgaggtatgattttcaaataacgatatacatattagtgagcatacatggtataatagttctacttcaaattatcatgcatatgttagttacctcctcattcgtaagcgacaccaaatgttttggccactgagtgaaggtaccatgagcttgagcaagtttcttaatatattgagaaggcacggggacgggagcttctttgtacgcgggctcaaaatcatcaacgctcactttcacgttatcggacgtgacgtcgttgtggtgatcaaggagcaactctggacatatggtaccataggcaacaaagactttctccgagcctatgttcaggtatagatggcacgggacaggttccttattatttattttgaacaataacgcaaatacaatgtaacatgttagaaaagttcaatagaattaactagaaacaaagtacttgaaaaacacaaattatcataccgtaatgtcggcaaatggatctaaacccccggaatgacaactactatgaacatttgcgtctatcctcatatggcttggtacttggacaccaagttctttagcaaatgtgataaatttctccatgaccatggcatccatcttggagttcatctcttgtattgtctcatctttgacccttttggtcactcttgcttccatttcctccatctccgcatctccataccgtcgaaagctacgccgctctccggtcccccacacagctttgatgcctactccaccaccaaatgttagtggtctcccttctttagtcttaccaagtgcacgagataagacatcatctcgtgcacttttgggaacaaattccccttcatcttgtttccttttccattcatcctacatgaaatcaaatggttttgagaaaagttcaacacttggtttcatatttaagaacatatatgaaattagaggaatcacaacattacgcaaaattgttaaatgaacttacaatattttctttgaccttttgtgtgccctcatccggcaagtaaggatttcctttctcatctggtttcgatcttgcaagaagccataaacatgtcctactcggcaaacttgaagaaattgtagacgcagaggaaccttcagatgacgaagaaactgagggaatgtacccttttctctgccattcacttgtcatttcagcatatgatttctgtcccatatgatgaggatatatgttgaaagattgactttgtcttgctttctcacttatttcctaattttaggggggtaaaagaaattattacaacaaaataaaacttagattataacaagactttaaataagaataatttttatacctcagcttcttcggaggtacgtatcttcacaaattccttccatatatccttagttatataactatacaaatcatatggcatcttttcatcttttggccTTTTCCTTGTACCCCGAATCCAACCAGTCGTcaatcttgatttgaattccctccaacgcttatcacaactctttaagacaacttctttcttagtttcatctgtgatatgaaattctctctaaatgaaagaaaaagaaaagaaacaagaaagtcttttagcacatgaaaaagacacgtagatatgtacaactgaatttccaaaataaaaccggttaccttgacgtcttcccacaaagtgtcttttattccttgtgaaacatcttcccaggttctgatcaatattgaaacctttgcgcgacttatctcgccaatgtgattcttgtaatccgttgcccatttccctgtgggtcggtccaagtgatcccattcaatttttcttggaaccccgggcatggattttattccttttgtagggcctcttggcttctttttttgcttttggggcacttgatttggtgatttgttagaaggacctgaatttgcgtgttgatcttcatccatgcctgacgctactgcattggaaaatcatcaaaattacataccttcaaaagcaggattttaaaataaaaataaagagctgaccagttctgtgcactgatctgcacagctcagatcagaactgtgcagatcagtgcacagaactgatcagagctgaccagttctgtgcactgatctgcacagctcagatcagaactatgcagatcagtgcacagaactgatcagttctgaccagttctgtgcactgatctgcacagttctgatctgagctgtgcagatcagtgcatagaactggtcagttctgatcagttctgtacaAATGCTGGGGAATGAATTTGAATATGCAAAATTTTGGTCCACAAACCCACCCAAAAACAGACTGTTCTTTAAAGATTAAGCAACAAAGAAAGCACAACCAAGCTCCTGAAATAACCTTCAGATACTAACAACCAACAATTAGATGGTACACAGGAACTTAGCAGACACTTAAATCCAAATAAGATGTTTTTTTCCGGGTTGGGAGGTAGTTTGGGAGTGCAAACATGGATGACATAATATCCAGCTCCATGAGCATAATATAGAGACCAGTTGCATAAGAATTCAAGGAGTATGGAAATTCCCTGAATAAAGAAGTATCAGGTGTAACCATCCATCATCCTTTGAACAACCACCACTATCctaaagcctcgtactaatctattattccacatttaagggtaattgggtcgttatagtacatatttaggcaaaaatgacatttcgaacccaactttgaaccaaagaacctaaggaatgttttcaaacttattacatgtctcatatgcatagttataactttctaagcctcgtaataatctattattccacatttaagggtaattgggtcgttatagtacatatttaggcaaaaatgacgttttcggacccaactttgaaccaaagaacctaaggaatgttttcaaacttattacatgtctcatatgcatagttataactttctaagcctcgtaataatctattattccacatttaagggtaattgggtcgttatagtacatatttaggcaaaaatgacattttcgaacccaactttgaaccaaagaacctaaggaatgttttcaaacttattacatgtctcatatgcatagttataactttctaagcctcgtactaatctattattccacatttaagggtaattgggtcgttataatacatatttaggcaaaaatgacattttcgaacccaactttgaaccaaagaacctaaggaatgttttcaaacttattacatgtctcatatgcatagttataactttctaagcctcgtaataatctattattccacatttaagggtaattgggtcgttatagtacatatttaggcaaaaatgacattttcgaacccaactttgaaccaaagaacctaaggaatgttttcaaacttattacatgtctcatatgcatagttataactttctaagcctcgtaataatctattattccacatttaagggtaattgggtcgttataatacatatttaggcaaaaatgacattttcgaacccaactttgaaccaaagaacctaaggaatgttttcaaacttattacatgtctcatatgcatagttataactttctaagcctcgtaataatctattattccacatttaagggtaattgggtcgttataatacatatttaggcaaaaatgacattttcgaacccaactttgaaccaaagaacctaaggaatgttttcaaacttattacatgtctcatatgcatagttataactttctaagcctcgtactaatctattattccacatttaagggtaattgggtcgttatagtacatatttaggcaaaaatgacattttcgaacccaacttttaactaatctacaaattaacttggtgaaaaaatagttgccaaaatagtacctatctcactatttctctttttcaacataaaatccttcatcatgatctcggcgtgtataactcatgtcaacatcgtcaatcatttgagggatatgccaagaggaaggtggaatctcattaaactgctcatcatactcttcttcatcatctacatcctcaacgccaagtattcttcttttgccttccagaacaactgaccaactacgatcggcagggtcaaccatgtaaaagatttgttttgcctgtgatgctaatatgaaaggatctgcaagatgcccaactcgactaaagtttacaagtgtcaggtacccatgttcatcctttttgacaccgcgactaatatcaacccacttgcaccggaatagaggaatcttaaaatacttatattccaactctaatatttcttcaatgactccatagtaagagttcgtcttatctacaagtgttctatcttttacactagcatactctgaagacaaacatattgccgtaacaccactattttgcatcgtcgttttgtcatcttgtcgcttcgtgtaaaaagaatagccattgatgtcgtacccctcataagatatgacttgacatttaggaccatatgccaaccatatcaccatgtcagatacctcattaggcgtgtcggaaaattgatccatcactcgacgcttgaaccatgtgaggaatgaacgattatgctcttttatcagttgaggaccattttttgaaggatattgctctctaagaaagttcatgtgctcagccacgtatggatggacttcactaagactttgcaccacaaacagctcaaccttacacatcatttcagaactgattgatatccttttcttgccaattgtaccttgacccccaagtctcccatcatgtctagactttggtactccgacttctttcaaacgtgccatatattgagaaacccatgcagcaacttcctccgcgacggttcgttggacaatactagcttcaggtttggccggattcatcactctatttttcaaggtacccatttcccgttcaaagggatacatgtacctcatacaaactggcccacaaagcttaatttcacgaacaagatgaataatcaaatgaggcatcatgtcaaagaatgatggcggaaaatacttttcaaaccgacacatggtctcaagtacatcagcctgcaaatcatccagtattgttggattgatcaccttgctacaaattgtgttgaaaaagaaacacaatcttgtaatggtatacctcacttgtggcggcaatatccctcgaattgcaaccggcagcaattgttgcatcaacacgtgacaatcatgagatttcattccaactaatttcaagtcagacatggacacaagtctacgaaaatttgaagagtaaccggcagggacctttaagc encodes:
- the LOC130459640 gene encoding ubiquitin-like-specific protease 1, which translates into the protein MKTMMLGLKEGEHVKVHCTKRTFNMEKDFEISVTVEDTDQLLSGAWLNISINQVFATALSELCFHDDCHPNSIGFMCPEMISATMLKSDADRILLYMTRSMSALSSKTFILCPYYEKSHWMLLVLCLSKREVYIFDSQQKKRNLMIKEPLNNAFRSYKRLGGQSKGTKLTWIPAQCAQQPGSLDCGYYVMRFMYDIIMNHGNSQDLTKDFSRTLPYSAEEINEVKDFWADYFMNNVEFLA